A genomic region of Anaerolineae bacterium contains the following coding sequences:
- a CDS encoding 2-oxoacid:acceptor oxidoreductase subunit alpha, with product MERDVFTFIVGGKAGEGVKKSGSVAASILADLGRNIFQMDDYQSLIRGGHNFSVVSSSTGPITSHHLRAQLIVNLDERSYHLHRQEVAEDGILVYNSDVMSEAEGIGLPMTSEAKKFPRPDLRVGVASITVLAAALGLDMDYVEEVIAREYKRDLENNVAYASRIFELARPKIGGRFPLERGNATGKAIYGAEAIALGALAGGLDLYMAYPMTPSSPILHFLAAQGRPFGVHALHLESEVSVANMAVGASFAGARVAVGSSGGGFALMAEAFSLAGMMEAPVLFILASRSSPSTGVPTYTEQADLKFAISVGHGDFPRVVACPGTVEEAFYLTADLLGLAWRFQSPVILLTEKHLGESAMNVSLDPFRATWAEPVLHSDVGGGPLSTPSLGALEPAQEDGYRRYRFTDSGVSPLLFPPSSQVIKWNSYEHDEYGITTDQPEPTARMHEKRYRKRQAIIEHLRGTKTVNVYGEGGPVIFSYGSSTMSVLEALRTGGIQATVVQPTYLEPFPVWELERYRGSNPIVVEQSVAGQFSALIREQAGVSSDRFIRRYDGRPFEPSELAQQIKEMM from the coding sequence GTGGAGAGAGACGTTTTCACCTTCATCGTGGGCGGCAAGGCGGGAGAAGGCGTCAAGAAGTCCGGCTCCGTGGCCGCCAGCATCCTCGCCGACCTGGGCCGCAACATCTTCCAGATGGACGACTACCAGAGCCTCATACGTGGCGGGCACAACTTCTCCGTCGTGAGCAGCTCAACCGGCCCGATCACCAGCCACCACCTTCGAGCCCAGCTCATCGTCAACCTGGACGAGCGCAGCTATCACCTGCACCGCCAGGAGGTAGCCGAGGACGGCATTCTGGTCTACAACTCGGACGTGATGTCCGAAGCCGAGGGCATAGGGCTGCCCATGACCTCGGAGGCCAAGAAGTTCCCCCGGCCCGACCTGCGCGTAGGGGTGGCCTCCATCACCGTCCTGGCGGCGGCTCTGGGCCTGGATATGGACTACGTGGAAGAGGTTATCGCCCGCGAGTACAAGCGCGACCTGGAGAACAACGTCGCCTACGCCTCTCGCATCTTCGAGTTGGCCCGGCCCAAGATCGGCGGTCGGTTCCCGCTCGAGAGGGGAAACGCCACGGGCAAGGCCATCTACGGTGCCGAGGCCATCGCCCTCGGGGCCCTGGCCGGCGGGCTGGACCTGTACATGGCCTATCCCATGACCCCCTCCAGCCCCATCCTCCACTTCCTAGCGGCTCAGGGCCGGCCGTTCGGCGTCCACGCCCTGCATCTGGAGAGCGAGGTCTCGGTGGCCAACATGGCCGTGGGGGCCAGCTTCGCCGGGGCACGAGTAGCGGTGGGCAGCAGCGGAGGCGGCTTCGCCCTCATGGCGGAGGCGTTCTCGCTGGCGGGCATGATGGAGGCGCCCGTCCTATTCATCCTGGCATCGCGCTCCTCGCCGTCCACCGGCGTGCCCACCTACACCGAACAGGCCGACCTCAAGTTCGCCATCAGTGTGGGTCACGGCGATTTCCCTCGGGTGGTGGCCTGCCCCGGCACGGTGGAGGAGGCCTTCTACCTCACCGCCGACCTGCTGGGGCTGGCCTGGCGCTTCCAGTCGCCCGTGATCCTGCTCACCGAGAAGCATCTGGGCGAGAGCGCCATGAACGTGAGCCTCGACCCCTTCCGGGCCACCTGGGCCGAGCCCGTGCTCCATTCCGACGTAGGGGGAGGGCCTCTGTCCACGCCTTCGCTGGGTGCGCTTGAGCCTGCTCAGGAGGATGGCTACCGACGGTACCGCTTCACCGACAGCGGCGTCTCCCCCCTGCTGTTCCCGCCCTCTTCTCAAGTCATCAAGTGGAACAGCTACGAGCACGACGAGTACGGCATCACCACCGACCAACCGGAACCAACAGCGCGCATGCACGAGAAGCGGTACCGCAAGCGACAGGCGATCATCGAGCACCTGCGCGGCACCAAGACGGTCAACGTCTACGGTGAAGGGGGCCCGGTCATCTTCAGCTACGGCTCCAGCACCATGAGCGTACTGGAGGCCCTGCGCACCGGCGGCATCCAAGCCACCGTGGTGCAGCCCACCTACCTGGAGCCTTTCCCGGTGTGGGAGCTGGAGCGGTACCGGGGCAGCAACCCTATAGTGGTGGAGCAGAGCGTGGCCGGCCAGTTCTCGGCCCTCATCCGCGAGCAAGCGGGAGTATCTAGCGATCGGTTCATCCGCCGCTACGATGGGCGTCCCTTCGAACCCTCGGAACTAGCGCAGCAGATCAAGGAAATGATGTAG
- a CDS encoding DUF2267 domain-containing protein: MTVRRNQFVDQVQERLGLASREEAERTVDAVLETLGERLELTEKHHLASQVAADLKEPILRRKRTERYDLEEFFNRVGARAGGLKYAHAQNHTKVVLSLLRAAIAPGEWRHITMKLPEDYRSLLRGDSSD; this comes from the coding sequence GTGACCGTGCGCCGCAACCAGTTCGTGGACCAAGTGCAAGAGCGCTTAGGTCTGGCCAGCCGCGAGGAGGCGGAGCGGACGGTTGATGCCGTCCTCGAGACTCTGGGGGAGCGGCTGGAGCTCACCGAGAAGCACCACCTGGCCTCGCAGGTGGCGGCGGACCTCAAGGAGCCCATCCTGCGCCGCAAACGTACCGAGCGCTACGATCTCGAGGAGTTCTTCAACCGAGTCGGCGCTCGCGCCGGCGGGCTGAAGTACGCCCACGCGCAGAACCATACTAAGGTCGTCTTGTCACTGCTACGCGCAGCCATCGCCCCGGGTGAGTGGCGACACATCACTATGAAGCTCCCCGAGGACTACCGCAGCCTGCTGCGTGGGGACTCCTCAGACTGA
- a CDS encoding GTP-binding protein: protein MVQRILTEDEEALLVGERRRLNDLRIALSKLDLSADDQETLENSVNQLDELFLLVVVGEFNSGKSAVINALLGQRLLEEGVTPTTTRIQLIRYGEDFRRSASDDGLGEVALPAPLLRVINIVDTPGTNAVYRQHEALTQDFVPRSDIVLFVTSVDRPFTESERLFLEVIRDWGKKIVFVVNKIDILESPEEVDRIEAFVADHARRLLGLDPEVFPVSARLALRAKASGDAQALEDSRFRALEEYVVATLDEKERIRLKLRNPLGVGRHLAQKYLQVTESRLGLLQSDIAAIDEIGRQLGIYKQDMTREFQHRLAEVDNALHALENRGVQFFDETVRLGRVFDLMNKAMIRSEFERKVVGDTPRLLEERVNDIIDWLVAGNLRQWQAITDYLAQRRLQYADRIIGQMGGGFDYDRSRLLDTVGRAAQQVVHNYDQRSEAKRIADAAQGAVAGTALAEIGAIGLGAAVALLATSTMADVTGVAAASMVAVLGLFIIPARRSQAKSRLRSRIGAMREDLTRALTHEFDQALDRDLRRIGEAISPYTRFVRAERARLIGARRELTLILRSLTQLAARVEDL, encoded by the coding sequence ATGGTGCAGCGGATACTGACCGAAGACGAAGAGGCGTTGCTCGTCGGGGAGCGGCGGCGCCTCAACGACCTGCGCATCGCTCTCTCCAAGCTGGATCTCTCCGCGGATGACCAGGAGACACTGGAGAACTCGGTCAACCAGTTGGATGAGCTCTTTCTGCTGGTAGTCGTGGGCGAGTTCAACTCCGGCAAGAGCGCCGTCATCAATGCCCTGCTCGGGCAACGTCTGCTGGAGGAGGGTGTTACCCCCACGACTACCCGGATCCAGCTGATCCGCTATGGCGAGGACTTCCGCCGGAGCGCCAGCGACGATGGCCTGGGCGAGGTGGCTCTGCCGGCTCCTTTGCTGCGCGTCATCAACATCGTGGACACCCCCGGGACCAATGCCGTCTACCGTCAGCACGAGGCCCTCACTCAAGACTTCGTTCCCCGCTCGGACATCGTTCTCTTCGTCACCTCGGTGGACCGGCCCTTCACGGAAAGCGAGCGCCTGTTCCTAGAGGTCATTCGCGACTGGGGCAAGAAGATCGTCTTCGTGGTGAACAAGATAGACATTCTGGAAAGCCCGGAGGAAGTGGATCGGATCGAGGCCTTCGTGGCCGACCACGCCCGTCGCCTGCTGGGGCTCGACCCAGAGGTATTCCCCGTCTCGGCTCGGCTGGCGTTGCGGGCCAAGGCCTCGGGTGATGCTCAGGCTCTGGAAGACAGTCGGTTCCGGGCTCTAGAGGAGTATGTCGTCGCCACCCTGGACGAGAAGGAGCGCATCCGTCTCAAGCTCCGCAATCCCCTGGGGGTAGGCCGCCACCTGGCCCAGAAGTACCTTCAGGTAACCGAAAGCCGGCTGGGGCTGCTGCAGAGCGACATCGCCGCCATCGATGAGATCGGCCGCCAGTTGGGCATCTACAAGCAGGACATGACTCGCGAGTTCCAGCATCGCCTGGCCGAGGTGGACAACGCCTTGCACGCCCTGGAGAACCGCGGAGTCCAGTTTTTCGACGAGACCGTGCGGCTGGGCCGCGTCTTTGACCTGATGAACAAGGCCATGATCCGCTCCGAGTTCGAGCGCAAGGTGGTGGGAGACACGCCCCGCCTGCTGGAGGAGCGAGTCAACGACATCATAGACTGGCTGGTGGCCGGCAACCTGCGCCAATGGCAGGCCATCACCGACTACCTGGCCCAGAGACGCCTCCAGTACGCCGACCGCATCATAGGCCAGATGGGCGGCGGGTTCGACTACGATCGTTCGCGCCTGCTGGACACTGTGGGCCGAGCGGCCCAGCAAGTGGTGCACAACTACGATCAGCGCAGCGAGGCCAAGCGCATCGCGGATGCCGCCCAAGGGGCGGTGGCGGGGACGGCCCTGGCCGAGATCGGCGCCATCGGCCTGGGAGCGGCGGTGGCACTCCTGGCCACCAGCACCATGGCCGACGTAACCGGCGTGGCTGCAGCCAGCATGGTAGCAGTCCTGGGCCTATTCATCATCCCAGCGCGGCGCAGCCAGGCCAAGAGCCGCCTGCGTTCCCGCATCGGGGCCATGCGAGAGGACCTGACTCGAGCCCTGACCCACGAGTTTGACCAAGCTCTGGATCGCGACCTGCGCCGCATAGGCGAAGCCATATCGCCCTACACTCGTTTCGTTCGCGCGGAGCGGGCACGACTGATCGGCGCCCGCAGGGAGCTTACCCTTATCCTGAGAAGCTTGACCCAGCTTGCCGCCCGGGTGGAAGACCTGTAG
- a CDS encoding DUF1565 domain-containing protein, whose product MAEGGMGFANFRLSFASLLVLGLILGPWAPLSVVDTAPATLFVKADAAGGDCTQSQPCTLAAALATATGGDTIYVAEGTYVGAGDQAVVTLAKSLTLYGGWDGSPTGPPVRDPSARPTILDGEGARRVVQVTAGTSTLEGFTITRGYSSSSGGGIYAIEAGINLRGNRITDNVSGHDGGALFISRGSAQIVGNDISGNSATWAAGLRLINDVDVSVIGNRIHDNQATISGGAMEIACCGRVTAFIAANVISDNDGGSLGGGVLVESTSATLQNNILARNQATRGSNVYAEGSTEFPASVAMTNNTLVGSGAGSEGIWVDAYVTAVLVNNLITGHGVGMPIPAAGSAVTAEHNLFWNAEDPYTGIAPVLADPRLDPAHHLTADSPARDAGKAVGLATDIDGDSRPFSGSYDIGADEYVEDVAKSYLPLVTKRTAVEGSQP is encoded by the coding sequence ATGGCTGAAGGCGGAATGGGGTTCGCCAACTTCAGGCTGTCGTTCGCTTCCTTACTCGTGCTAGGCCTCATTCTCGGTCCCTGGGCGCCGCTGAGCGTCGTCGACACCGCGCCGGCGACCCTCTTCGTCAAAGCCGATGCCGCCGGCGGAGACTGCACTCAGTCTCAGCCCTGCACTCTGGCCGCTGCCCTGGCAACGGCCACCGGCGGCGACACCATCTACGTGGCCGAGGGCACCTATGTCGGTGCCGGCGATCAGGCGGTAGTCACGCTCGCCAAGAGCCTCACGCTCTACGGGGGCTGGGACGGCTCGCCTACCGGTCCTCCCGTCCGCGATCCTAGCGCCCGTCCTACGATCCTGGATGGCGAGGGCGCCAGACGAGTGGTCCAGGTCACTGCTGGTACTTCCACTCTAGAGGGCTTCACCATCACCCGCGGCTACAGCAGTTCCTCCGGCGGAGGCATCTATGCCATCGAAGCCGGGATCAACCTGCGGGGCAACCGCATCACCGACAACGTGTCGGGGCATGACGGCGGCGCCCTCTTCATCAGCCGCGGTTCGGCGCAGATCGTGGGCAACGACATTTCCGGCAACAGCGCTACGTGGGCGGCCGGGCTGCGCCTCATCAACGATGTCGACGTCAGCGTGATCGGGAACCGGATTCACGACAACCAGGCCACCATCTCAGGTGGCGCGATGGAGATCGCTTGCTGCGGCAGGGTCACCGCTTTCATCGCCGCCAACGTCATCAGCGACAACGACGGCGGCTCTCTGGGCGGGGGCGTGCTGGTGGAGTCCACCAGCGCCACTCTGCAGAACAACATCCTGGCTCGCAACCAGGCAACCCGAGGCAGCAACGTCTATGCCGAGGGTTCAACTGAGTTCCCGGCCAGCGTCGCCATGACCAACAACACCCTGGTGGGTAGCGGGGCCGGCAGCGAGGGGATTTGGGTGGACGCGTACGTCACCGCCGTCTTGGTGAACAACCTGATCACCGGCCACGGCGTGGGCATGCCCATCCCTGCCGCCGGCAGCGCCGTGACCGCCGAGCACAACCTGTTCTGGAACGCCGAGGACCCCTACACCGGCATCGCGCCGGTGCTGGCCGATCCGAGGCTGGATCCCGCCCATCACCTCACGGCCGACTCACCGGCACGCGACGCGGGGAAAGCGGTCGGGTTGGCCACGGACATAGACGGCGACAGCCGCCCCTTCTCTGGCTCGTACGACATTGGGGCGGACGAGTACGTCGAGGATGTGGCGAAGAGCTACCTACCCCTGGTGACGAAGCGAACGGCGGTTGAGGGCAGTCAGCCGTGA
- a CDS encoding ornithine cyclodeaminase family protein encodes MAPPRNQILYLSYEAVARIGPGMAEVIEALERAFREKGEGRVEMPPKPGIHPGGGDNFIHAMPAYIPALGAAGVKWVSGYPGNRSRGLPYINGLLILNDPDTGLPISVMDCVWITAVRTGAATAVAARYLARPESSIAGILGCGVQGRSNLEALKVLFPLEEARAYDVIPEAAHRYAADMSVRLDMEVRAVPSPREAVSGCDLVVTAGPILKEPHATIKAGWLGEGTFASLVDYDSYWDRAALRELDLFCTDDVPQLRHYQQLGYFQDIPPIHADLGQLVVGAKPGRQHAWERTATANLGLALDDMAVAPLVYRRAQEEGVGVWLPL; translated from the coding sequence ATGGCACCACCCCGGAACCAGATCCTCTATCTGTCCTACGAAGCCGTCGCCCGCATCGGGCCCGGCATGGCGGAGGTCATTGAAGCCCTGGAACGGGCCTTCCGGGAGAAGGGAGAAGGCCGAGTGGAGATGCCGCCCAAGCCCGGCATTCACCCCGGCGGTGGCGACAACTTCATCCACGCCATGCCCGCCTACATCCCGGCCCTGGGTGCTGCCGGGGTCAAGTGGGTGAGCGGATACCCGGGCAACCGCAGCCGGGGCCTCCCCTACATCAACGGGCTGCTCATCCTGAACGACCCGGACACCGGCCTGCCCATCTCGGTCATGGACTGCGTCTGGATCACCGCGGTGCGCACCGGTGCTGCCACCGCCGTGGCGGCCCGCTACCTGGCCCGGCCCGAGTCGTCCATCGCCGGCATCCTAGGGTGCGGAGTGCAAGGGCGGAGCAATCTGGAGGCGCTGAAGGTGCTCTTCCCTCTGGAAGAAGCCCGCGCCTACGACGTGATCCCTGAAGCGGCCCACCGCTACGCCGCGGACATGTCCGTGCGGCTGGACATGGAGGTGCGCGCGGTGCCCTCCCCCAGGGAGGCGGTCAGCGGATGCGACCTGGTGGTAACCGCCGGGCCCATCCTCAAGGAGCCCCACGCTACCATCAAGGCCGGCTGGCTGGGCGAGGGCACCTTCGCCTCCCTGGTGGACTACGATTCCTACTGGGATCGGGCGGCACTGCGAGAGCTGGACCTGTTCTGCACCGACGATGTGCCCCAGCTCCGCCACTATCAGCAACTGGGCTACTTCCAGGACATCCCGCCCATCCATGCCGACCTGGGCCAACTAGTGGTAGGGGCCAAGCCCGGCCGGCAGCACGCCTGGGAGAGAACGGCCACGGCCAACCTGGGGCTGGCGCTGGACGATATGGCCGTGGCCCCGCTGGTCTATCGTCGGGCACAGGAGGAGGGCGTGGGAGTCTGGCTGCCCCTGTAG
- a CDS encoding 2-oxoacid:ferredoxin oxidoreductase subunit beta produces the protein MEDLGTYAENTWCPGCGNFAILNAFKAAIGRLEEQGIGRDRIVLVAGIGQHGKIFDYMNVSGFYGLHGRSMASAQAIKLANPDLKVVDFVGDGDALGEGLEHTIFAAKRNADITMILHDNGVYALTTGQYTPTSARGYRGPSTPTGTVEDPIHPLPLMLEAGASFIARGYSGELEHLTDLMVQAVLHEGFSFVDVLQPCVTFNNTWREYNQLVEITDRTATTPEEARAIFSRTDRLPIGVLYRRDDVPFHRRLYEDFNPVRDKEPREARQRRVAQFLGVPEEPEREYKGPRERP, from the coding sequence ATGGAAGACCTGGGAACGTACGCCGAGAACACCTGGTGTCCCGGTTGCGGCAACTTCGCCATCCTCAACGCCTTCAAAGCCGCCATCGGCCGGCTGGAGGAGCAAGGGATCGGGCGGGATCGAATCGTCCTGGTGGCTGGAATCGGCCAGCACGGCAAGATCTTCGACTACATGAACGTGAGCGGGTTCTATGGCCTTCATGGCCGCTCCATGGCCAGCGCTCAGGCCATCAAGCTGGCCAACCCCGACCTGAAGGTGGTGGACTTCGTGGGCGATGGCGACGCGCTAGGCGAGGGGCTCGAGCACACCATCTTCGCCGCCAAGCGCAACGCCGACATCACCATGATCCTGCACGACAACGGGGTCTACGCCCTCACCACCGGCCAGTACACCCCCACCAGCGCCCGTGGCTATCGGGGCCCTTCCACCCCTACCGGCACCGTGGAGGATCCCATACATCCGCTGCCTCTCATGCTGGAGGCAGGCGCCTCCTTCATCGCCCGCGGCTACTCGGGGGAACTGGAGCACCTCACCGACCTCATGGTGCAGGCCGTGCTCCACGAAGGCTTCTCCTTCGTGGACGTGCTCCAGCCCTGCGTCACCTTCAACAACACCTGGCGGGAGTACAACCAGCTGGTGGAGATCACCGACCGCACCGCCACCACCCCCGAGGAGGCCAGGGCCATCTTCAGCCGCACGGACCGGTTGCCCATTGGGGTGCTATACCGGCGGGACGATGTCCCCTTCCACCGGCGGCTCTATGAAGACTTCAACCCCGTTCGGGACAAGGAGCCCCGAGAGGCGCGCCAGCGTCGGGTGGCCCAGTTCCTGGGGGTGCCGGAGGAGCCCGAGCGGGAGTACAAGGGCCCGCGCGAACGGCCCTAG